One window of Lacerta agilis isolate rLacAgi1 chromosome 14, rLacAgi1.pri, whole genome shotgun sequence genomic DNA carries:
- the LOC117059104 gene encoding cytochrome b5 domain-containing protein 1 codes for MDVYRPRYYTPKEVEVHNRPWDLWVSYMGRVFDLSPLAEAYKGDILLKPILEAAGKDITHWFNPKTKDIQTHINPLTGCLKYYTPQGRFVHIPPPLPRTDWANDFGLPWWRNNNYEVGILSAKTRRIRIINTLTSQEHTLEVCAEESMWEILRRYLPFNAHAASYTWKYERVNLDMDKNLQQNNIPDEDEEFYNLYMDADAFTPAILLYFNDDLTEF; via the exons ATGGACGTTTACCGGCCGCGCTATTACACCCCGAAGGAGGTGGAGGTGCACAACCGGCCCTGGGACCTCTGGGTCTCCTACATGGGGCGGGTCTTTGACCTCAGCCCCCTGGCCGAGGCCTACAAGG GTGATATCTTATTGAAGCCTATCCTAGAAGCAGCGGGGAAAGACATTACCCACTGGTTCAACCCCAAAACCAAAGAC ATACAGACACACATTAACCCTCTAACAGGATGCCTCAAGTACTACACCCCACAAGGTCGCTTTGTGCACATCCCACCTCCTCTGCCTCGTACAGACTGGGCCAATGACTTTGGCTTGCCCTGGTGGAGAAATAACAACTATGAGGTGGGCATCTTGTCTGCCAAAACCAGACGCATACGGATCATCAACACTCTGACCTCTCAGGAACATACCCTTGAG GTTTGTGCAGAGGAATCCATGTGGGAGATCCTTCGGCGGTATTTGCCCTTCAACGCCCATGCGGCCAGCTATACGTGGAAATATGAACGTGTCAACCTAGACATGGATAAGAACCTGCAGCAGAACAACATTCCGGATGAGGACGAGGAATTCTACAATCTCTACATGGACGCTGATGCTTTCACCCCAGCTATCTTGCTCTACTTCAACGATGACCTCACTGAGTTCTAG